Below is a genomic region from Raphanus sativus cultivar WK10039 chromosome 4, ASM80110v3, whole genome shotgun sequence.
ATGATCATGCATGTTGGaccacctctctctctctctcttgcaagATTATCTTTGCACCAGTGAGACAAAACATCTAAGAGAGTAAAAAGCTGGTccttgagagagagaagagtcTCTTTAGTTAGGTATGTGTCTTCTCTCTCTATTAGTAGTAAAATTCATGTACTTGTACGTAGATTTAATAACCAAATAACTAGGTTGATGGTGTAAAAGAGTACATACCTAACTTCGCCTTGCTAATGATATCTTACCTACGAACTCTCACTCTATATAGTTTATCTCATTACTCACCATGACCCATTTCATctactaaatataattttggtaaGCTTTTTGTCTTATTTTCAACATTTGCTGAATTACTTTTAAGAAACAACTAACAAAAAGAGAGTAACTTTGGAAAAGGAGAAGTTACTGGAGTTTTAAGACATGGTTATGTATATATGGGCTCACAagacaaataattattttaaataagtatTACGGTgctaaataaattaataaaaattgtgaAAGCTATATAAATACAAGCAAGATAGATTGAAGTATATAATATTAGAAATAAAATCTTACGTTTATAGATTATAAGTGacaatattaatatattcatataatttaattatggTATTAGAGTATGATCTATGCAGTGTAATACGATCCATGATCGatctcattttaaaaataatcagttttttttcaaatcttctAAAGTAATGGTTAAAACTGATGATAAAAATCTTCATTTCGAGaaataaaatctttatttaaaatctaaataaaccattattatgttttggtttttgtatttgaaaactTGATGTTTTACACTTAagttaatgtattttgttttaaaattaaaacataaatgaaaataaaaatatataagtggTATAACTTTActggagaacaaaaaaaattaaaagacaaaactaaaagtcaaaaataaaagtgtgtatttgatttttattaatgtgtGGAATTTCTATAACATCAATTTTTGGaaacatagaaaatattatatatgttatatgagTCAATTCATTTATTGACAAGTAGTATTAAGTTAAAAATCTATCGAACTTAAACTAGTATTTTGTAACAAATAATGtattaagtatttaatgtctaaatatatatatggatcttttcatgttttaaaGATTAACTTGAACTATTCTTCTGAACTTTTGTCGCAACTATACGAAAAACTAACATGTATAATTCTTCAAACAATAAGAAACAGCGAAAACATGAGAGTGATGTCTGATGTGAATCACTCTGGTggataaaaagtaaaattataataCACCCACGGGGGTAAAATAACACAGTTAATTACCTTAAAAGAATTTTAGAAAACCTCTTTATATTAATGCAAAACCTCACCTCTTGTCTCTCTGTCTCTGAAACAGTCAACCTCATATTCATTCCTCTCTCTCTTGCTTCCATGGACGAAACCAATGGAAAAAGAGAAACTCACGATTTCATGAATGTTAACGTCGAATCCTTCTCTCAGCTTCCTTTTATCAGCCGTACTCCTCCCAAAGAAAAAAGCTCCATCGTTCGTCTCTTCGGCCAAGAGCTCGTCAGAGACAAGTCTTCCGGTGCTCAACAAGAAGACTTCTGTGAGACCACAACGATCAAGATCAACGAAGAGAACTCTGAGAATGTCAAGGAGAAGGACAAAGACAAGGAGAAagacaacagcaacaacaacaggaGATTCGAGTGTCACTACTGTTTCAGAAACTTCCCTACTTCTCAAGCCCTAGGTGGACACCAAAACGCTCACAAACGCGAACGCCAACACGCCAAACGCGGTTCTATGCCATCATACCTTCATCAGTCTGACTCTCACCACGTCTACGGCTTCCTaaacaaccaccaccaccaccgtcacTATCCCACGTGGACGACGGAAGCTAGATTCTACGGTGGTGGAGTAGGAGGACAACAAACGCCGTCGTATTACTCACGCACTCTTCTTCCCCCTCCTTCTTCTAACCCACCGACGATCAACGGAAGTCCTTTGGGTGTGTGGCGTGTACCACCGCCTTCCACGTCAGCAAACGCTATTCATGGCGTTTACTCAGCTTCACCAGCTTCAGCGTTTAGAACGCACGAGCAGGAGCGTAAAGAGCCGAACTGGCCGTACAGATTGATGAAACCTAATGTGAAAGATCATGTGAGTCTCGATCTTCATCTTTGACACTTTGTTTTGGTATGCATCATTTTAATTTAGCCGTGATGAGACTTGTTCGGACGGTAAAGCCTATTCTTCTGAGGGTCttggagaaaaaagaaaaagaaaacaaaaccaaggaGAACCAGCATAATGTGTAGATCTTGAAACTTTGAGGgtttttttcaggtttgagtTTATATTGTTATAGAATTATTAAGGGaataatatttgatttaacAGTAAAATATGTTCATGCATTTTTCTCTGAACCAGTGTTTAATAAAGCATTATACGCTAAACAGACGGTGATACAATGTCTAATATAATcgtttacaaattatataatgtaCTGAATATAACAGTAATATATTGGAGAACACTGGTCTTAATGATACAAAAAATCATTTGTTCATTTCTGAATTCTGTTATATGGCTTCAAGATTCTAACTCTTAGATAAAGAGGAACATTAAATTAAGAGCCATGGAAGTCATACATAAGCACGTACTTTCTCTGTTGTGGCAGTCATGAAAATTCAAGTCTCGATCAATATGTGTCATTAAGTCAAATTCTATGTCCTTTAACCACTAAAACCCTCAAATCTCTTTAGATCCAAACGTTTTACTAAACGGTCTTTTACCGAATCAAGGGCCAAAGAAGAAAGCTCTTGATGTTGATGATGGTCATGATTCGGTGACAGTGGGGATCACTGAAGAAATTGGACAAGacaagagaggagagagagagaaagagagttgaGAAGTGAAAGTGGTCCATGTTACAAATGTAGAGTTAGCCAAAGAGAGCTTTCACATCTCCACACAGAGCCTAAAGCCTTTCCTCAAAAGATTTCTTCTTTAGTTTCTTTTCAGACTTTTTTGGGGCATTTCAAAGAGAATCATCAATCAAGCTGTCTAccaatatagtttttttttttgttcatactCTACACACACACCATGATCATTAACTCCATTGATAACTTGAAAAAATATGACTATGTTTCTTGCTAATTGCCTCCAGAGAATAAAGTTTGATAGAAGCCCATACACCTTTGCAATAACAAAGGCCTACAAGAATCATAAGTCATTAGTCTCATATATATCTCCTTAGAAGAAGCAATGATATCAGTCATCGTATCTAACATGTGACCTCCATGTGTTACACTAATCATAACATTAAAGACAACCGTATGTATATATACCTATAACTTTTGCTTTAGACCAAGAAGTTTAAAAACTTGACTTTTCTAGTTTTGGCATGACTTCAATCACAGATTGCCTCGTACCATAATTAGAAGATAAAAATCAACAACTAATGATGCTTGTTTGCATTATAATTACCAACTGGTGCATATCATACCAAAGCTTACCGAGATATAAAGGTTAGAAGACAGCTAATTTCACTTGAACACGTCTTCTAGGAAAGGATATGAAAAGGGTAATTGCCCCACACAAACGACAAGTTTAGAT
It encodes:
- the LOC108849830 gene encoding zinc finger protein 8 — protein: MQNLTSCLSVSETVNLIFIPLSLASMDETNGKRETHDFMNVNVESFSQLPFISRTPPKEKSSIVRLFGQELVRDKSSGAQQEDFCETTTIKINEENSENVKEKDKDKEKDNSNNNRRFECHYCFRNFPTSQALGGHQNAHKRERQHAKRGSMPSYLHQSDSHHVYGFLNNHHHHRHYPTWTTEARFYGGGVGGQQTPSYYSRTLLPPPSSNPPTINGSPLGVWRVPPPSTSANAIHGVYSASPASAFRTHEQERKEPNWPYRLMKPNVKDHVSLDLHL